The window GAAACCAGCAGAAGACTGATTAAGGATACCCACTGGCTGGGATAAACCCTGCCTCTGGAGAGAACCGTCTCCAGCCTTGCTCCCAGCTGTTCCAAAACAAAAGCTCCTGTTACCATGCCTATTAAATTAGTGGTGATCTGGATAGTATTTACAAACCTGGTAGGCCTGTTTACAATATGTAACAGCTGACCGGCTTTTTTACTACCCTCCTCCATCTGATGCTCCAGTTCGCTTGTATTCACGTTTTGGATCGCCGCTCCAAACCCATAGAATATTGCGTCCAGCACGATAAAAGCAATAAAAATAATCACGCGTAAAAGCGGATTGCCATCGTCCATTCTAAAAATCTACTCCTTTTGTCCATTATCATTCGTATTTTTTTCTCGTAACTATTTAGAAATATACCATCTTCTCAGTAATCCGTCAAGAAAGTTCGATTTGGTGAACTATGTATCCAGTTCCAGGCTCACCCTTAATGCACAGTCCACTTCCTGTTGAAGCTCGTCATCAATATGACAGATCTTTTCCTTCAGCCTCTGCTTATCAATGGTGCGAAGCTGCTCTAAAAGAATCACCGAATCCTTGATCATATCGCATTTTTTTGTATCCAGCTCCACATGGGTAGGAAGCTTTGCCTTGTTCATTCTTGAGGTAATTGCCGCACAGATTACGGTAGGGCTGTGCTTATTACCTATATCGTTTTGTATAATAAGAACCGGACGGATACCACCCTGTTCAGAGCCTACCACCGGCCTTAGATCGGCATAATAAATGTCTCCACGTCTGATTATCACACTCTCACACTCCGTCAATTATTTAGGAAGCTCGATTCGCCTTAAAGCTCACCGAACGGCTGATTTGCTGAATTTTGGCTGTACAACCCTTGCTTCAATTAACAAATCACGCCTAAGTCTAGTATTGACCTTCTTTGACTCGTGTATTCACTTAAGTTTTTCCGCCGCATACCTTATCATATGTTTTGGACATGGAGTTTGTTATCAGACCCTGCAAAACCCTTCATAAGAATCATTGAAATAATCTTTCGTGCCAATGACCCGGCCCTTTTCTATGTAAATGCGGGGCACCCGCTTGCCGATATCGCAGACGATCTCATAGTGGAAGCCGCCGCCTACCCTGGCCAGCTCTTCTACCGTAATCTCTTCATTTCCCTGCCTGCCGATTAAAACCACCTCATCCTCTTCCTCTGCTCCATGAATTCCGGTCACATCCACCATAAACTGATCCATACAGACCCTCCCCAGGATCTTAGCCCGCTGTCCCCTGATAAGCACTTCCCCTTTTCCGGAAAGGTTTCTTGGATAGCCGTCACCGTATCCAACGGGAATAGTAGCGACCGTCATTTCCCGGTC of the Lacrimispora indolis DSM 755 genome contains:
- a CDS encoding type II toxin-antitoxin system PemK/MazF family toxin, which produces MIIRRGDIYYADLRPVVGSEQGGIRPVLIIQNDIGNKHSPTVICAAITSRMNKAKLPTHVELDTKKCDMIKDSVILLEQLRTIDKQRLKEKICHIDDELQQEVDCALRVSLELDT